A region of Chitinophaga horti DNA encodes the following proteins:
- a CDS encoding DUF6766 family protein: MKKNSWWYRNGLSIAFVSMLLICLCAQAYTGWLQFNEELSEKGQAEIAFAPYLTSPHFIEATFENWESEFLQMGMYVLLTVWLRQKGSAESKSLEEKEEVDREPVPSPDAPWSVNKGGIWLAFYRNSLSIAFFGLFLVSFVLHFKGSMDTFNIEQAEQGKPLESVSEYLLNSKFWFESFQNWQSEFLSVAAIVILSIFLRQKGSPESKPVDAPHAETGK; the protein is encoded by the coding sequence ATGAAAAAAAATAGCTGGTGGTACCGCAACGGCCTCTCCATTGCCTTCGTATCCATGTTGTTGATATGCCTTTGCGCACAGGCCTACACAGGCTGGCTGCAATTTAATGAAGAACTGTCCGAAAAAGGACAGGCGGAAATTGCCTTTGCCCCTTATCTGACGAGCCCCCACTTCATCGAGGCCACGTTCGAAAACTGGGAAAGTGAATTTTTGCAGATGGGTATGTACGTATTGCTCACCGTGTGGCTGCGGCAAAAGGGATCGGCGGAGTCCAAATCCCTCGAAGAGAAAGAAGAAGTGGACCGCGAACCTGTACCTAGCCCCGATGCGCCCTGGTCGGTAAACAAAGGCGGTATATGGCTGGCCTTTTACCGCAATTCGTTGTCCATCGCCTTCTTTGGCTTGTTCCTGGTGTCGTTCGTACTGCATTTTAAGGGCAGCATGGACACATTTAACATCGAACAGGCCGAACAGGGCAAACCGCTGGAAAGCGTGTCTGAATACCTGCTAAATTCCAAATTCTGGTTCGAATCGTTCCAGAACTGGCAAAGCGAATTTCTATCCGTCGCGGCTATAGTCATCCTCTCCATCTTCCTGCGGCAAAAAGGCTCCCCCGAATCCAAACCGGTAGACGCGCCACATGCGGAAACGGGAAAATAA
- a CDS encoding SDR family oxidoreductase codes for MTQPLTDQAAYLPYGIRGKRALITGGTTGIGRATALMLAANGANVIILGRHEKELNDTLEDFNKQGLTSQVSGIVADIATREGIEQTFQEVDAHPEGLDILVNNAALAYQSIADGSYSDWEYVLKTNLLGYLACSHEAAKRMKGKDGHIVNIGSMSAEVREAGSSVYVATKSGIEGFSAALRKELNPEGIKVTLIEPGAVGTDMQPVSVPDQREKEEKGEMLKAEDIAACVLYTLCQPKRCDVVLVQIRPHLQLI; via the coding sequence ATGACACAACCACTTACAGACCAGGCGGCGTATTTGCCTTATGGTATCAGGGGCAAAAGAGCGTTGATTACCGGGGGGACCACCGGCATCGGACGGGCCACAGCATTAATGCTGGCGGCTAATGGAGCCAATGTGATCATCCTCGGCCGGCATGAAAAAGAATTGAATGACACCCTGGAAGATTTTAATAAACAAGGTTTGACATCACAGGTGAGCGGCATCGTCGCCGATATCGCTACACGTGAAGGTATCGAGCAAACTTTCCAGGAGGTGGATGCACATCCGGAAGGACTGGATATTCTCGTAAATAATGCTGCATTAGCCTACCAGAGCATTGCGGACGGAAGCTACAGCGATTGGGAATACGTGTTGAAGACAAACCTGCTGGGCTACCTGGCCTGCTCTCACGAAGCTGCCAAACGCATGAAGGGCAAAGACGGTCATATCGTAAACATCGGCTCCATGAGCGCCGAAGTGCGGGAGGCCGGCAGTTCAGTGTACGTTGCTACTAAATCGGGCATAGAAGGCTTTTCCGCCGCTTTGCGGAAAGAGCTAAACCCTGAAGGTATAAAGGTGACGCTCATTGAACCCGGGGCAGTTGGTACGGACATGCAGCCTGTCTCCGTACCGGATCAGCGTGAAAAAGAAGAGAAAGGGGAGATGCTTAAAGCGGAAGATATTGCGGCTTGCGTGCTGTATACGCTTTGCCAGCCGAAACGTTGTGACGTGGTGTTGGTGCAGATACGGCCGCACCTGCAATTGATATAA
- a CDS encoding outer membrane beta-barrel protein: MRTTIILLALLCFGMCMPLFAQQRGKVSVKVLDEAGKPLPYAGVAVKKSADSALLKGQMSDADGKTQIDQLPAGRYFVQVTQMGYAPHNTTAFDLGASQQLELPNITMRLSSKNLKEVNVTGQKPFVERTEGKTVLNVESSVAAAGNSVMDLLRRAPGVSVDNSDNLSVRGKSGVTVMLDGKLTYLSNEALAELLKSMPAETVSQIEIITSPSARYDAAGSSGIINIKTKKGQLTGLNGTANANVGAGRYWFYGIGGSVNWRTKRFNAFGTVNYGDRQSYNTRELHRITGGAQPTQFRQDVYQTNDFLNRSYKAGVDFFITPKQTIGVLTNASYNAFWRNAPSATKISNKGAAIDSILHTSVRANNRFSNTTYNLNYKLKPDTLGTEFTIDADYAHFHNNMRNNLADSMVQVSSSDVTQRSAISMRPYTYIDIYSIKSDLVLPLSKTIKVEAGVKASFVKVDNYMRYDSLLNGEYVPVASQYDQFKYNENVYAAYFVYKQQFKKTDFTLGLRAEHTEADANSISLKNRIKRNYLNWFPNFTADHKFSENHKLSLAYSKRINRPGYGMLNPFYFFLDKFTFFRGNSYLTPEYTHNTELSYIFKTKYIVSLASSVTTDLIDEYLIQNDKTKITVSTNRNLGTQVNYALNLTAPFDPAKWWNINSNGAVYHTRYQIRDTTSTFYTRQLSWNLNITNTFTLPADIKIELGAWYEAPTVYGIFKSQAMGGVWGGIQKEIMKKKATLKLNVQDIFATNRFRGTADYGNVYLRVNNRWQNRTANLSFTYRFGNTKIEGARERKTGSEEEANRAG, translated from the coding sequence ATGAGAACAACAATCATCCTGCTAGCTTTGCTATGCTTCGGTATGTGCATGCCCCTCTTTGCCCAGCAACGTGGTAAGGTGTCGGTAAAGGTGCTGGACGAAGCCGGAAAGCCGCTGCCATATGCCGGCGTGGCGGTTAAGAAGTCGGCCGACAGCGCCCTGTTAAAGGGACAAATGAGCGATGCCGATGGTAAAACCCAGATCGATCAGCTGCCAGCAGGCCGTTACTTTGTACAGGTGACGCAAATGGGTTATGCTCCCCATAATACAACTGCTTTTGACCTGGGCGCCAGCCAGCAACTGGAGCTGCCCAATATTACCATGCGCTTATCCTCCAAAAACCTGAAGGAGGTAAATGTTACGGGCCAGAAGCCGTTCGTGGAACGTACCGAAGGCAAAACGGTATTGAATGTGGAAAGCAGTGTGGCTGCAGCCGGCAATAGTGTGATGGACTTGTTGCGCCGTGCGCCCGGTGTGTCGGTGGATAACAGCGATAATTTGTCGGTACGAGGTAAATCGGGGGTGACAGTGATGCTCGACGGCAAACTCACTTATCTCTCCAATGAAGCACTGGCCGAATTGCTGAAAAGTATGCCGGCAGAAACCGTATCTCAGATAGAAATTATTACCAGTCCCAGCGCGCGGTACGATGCTGCAGGCAGTTCGGGTATCATCAATATCAAAACTAAAAAGGGACAACTTACCGGATTGAACGGGACCGCCAATGCGAACGTAGGGGCGGGCCGCTATTGGTTTTACGGGATAGGGGGCAGTGTAAACTGGCGCACGAAACGTTTTAATGCGTTTGGGACCGTGAACTACGGTGACCGCCAAAGTTATAACACCCGCGAGCTGCACCGTATTACAGGCGGCGCGCAGCCTACACAATTCCGGCAGGATGTGTACCAGACGAACGATTTTCTTAACCGCTCCTACAAAGCAGGTGTCGATTTCTTCATTACACCGAAACAAACGATCGGCGTACTCACGAATGCGTCGTACAATGCCTTTTGGCGAAACGCACCCAGTGCCACAAAAATTTCTAACAAGGGCGCAGCGATCGATTCTATCCTGCATACGAGTGTGCGCGCTAATAATCGGTTTTCAAACACGACTTATAATCTTAACTACAAACTGAAACCAGATACGCTGGGCACAGAGTTTACCATCGATGCGGACTATGCGCATTTTCACAACAATATGCGCAACAACCTGGCCGATAGTATGGTGCAGGTTTCTTCCAGCGATGTTACGCAACGGAGCGCCATCAGCATGCGGCCTTACACTTACATCGATATTTATAGCATAAAGTCGGACCTGGTACTCCCGCTTAGCAAAACCATTAAAGTGGAAGCAGGAGTGAAAGCGAGTTTCGTGAAGGTGGATAATTACATGCGTTATGACTCGCTGCTGAACGGCGAATACGTACCCGTAGCCTCGCAGTACGACCAGTTTAAGTACAACGAAAATGTGTACGCTGCCTACTTTGTGTACAAGCAACAATTCAAAAAGACCGACTTCACCTTGGGGCTGCGCGCCGAGCATACGGAAGCGGACGCGAACTCCATTTCGTTAAAGAATCGCATCAAACGGAACTATTTAAACTGGTTCCCGAACTTTACCGCCGATCATAAGTTTTCGGAGAATCATAAGTTATCGCTGGCGTACTCGAAACGCATTAATCGTCCGGGTTACGGGATGCTTAATCCTTTCTACTTCTTCCTGGACAAGTTTACTTTCTTCCGCGGCAACTCTTACCTTACGCCGGAGTACACGCATAACACGGAACTGAGCTATATATTTAAAACGAAGTATATCGTATCCCTCGCATCGTCTGTTACTACAGACCTGATCGATGAATACCTGATACAGAACGATAAAACCAAGATTACCGTCAGCACGAACCGCAACCTCGGTACGCAGGTAAACTACGCGTTGAACCTGACGGCGCCTTTTGATCCGGCGAAGTGGTGGAACATTAACAGCAACGGCGCAGTGTACCATACCCGGTACCAGATAAGAGATACGACGAGCACCTTTTATACCAGGCAACTATCCTGGAACCTCAACATCACGAATACGTTTACGCTGCCTGCCGATATTAAGATCGAACTGGGCGCATGGTATGAGGCGCCCACTGTATATGGCATTTTTAAATCACAGGCAATGGGCGGCGTTTGGGGTGGTATACAAAAGGAGATCATGAAGAAGAAGGCCACGCTGAAACTGAACGTACAGGACATATTCGCTACGAACCGCTTCAGGGGTACGGCCGACTACGGTAACGTGTACCTGCGGGTGAATAACCGCTGGCAGAACCGCACCGCCAACCTGTCTTTCACCTACCGCTTCGGCAATACGAAGATTGAAGGTGCGCGGGAGCGAAAGACAGGTTCGGAGGAGGAGGCTAACCGTGCGGGTTAA
- a CDS encoding DUF6496 domain-containing protein → MAKYSKKAGGKVERAMHEMHEGKLKSGRSGKKVTNPKQAIAIGLSEARSEGAKAPKKAAAKKATPKKAAAKKATPKKAAAKKATPKKAAAKRAAPKKAAAKKATPKKAAAKKAAPKKKAAAKKATPKKKAAAKKAAPKKKAASRRKS, encoded by the coding sequence ATGGCAAAGTACAGTAAAAAAGCCGGTGGCAAAGTTGAACGCGCCATGCATGAAATGCATGAAGGCAAGCTGAAAAGCGGTCGTAGCGGCAAAAAAGTAACCAATCCTAAACAGGCGATCGCCATTGGCCTCTCCGAAGCCCGTTCAGAAGGAGCGAAAGCGCCTAAAAAGGCTGCAGCTAAAAAAGCAACACCGAAGAAAGCTGCTGCCAAGAAAGCAACGCCGAAAAAAGCCGCTGCTAAAAAAGCGACACCGAAAAAAGCCGCCGCTAAAAGAGCGGCACCTAAGAAGGCTGCTGCTAAGAAAGCAACGCCAAAGAAAGCCGCCGCTAAAAAGGCTGCTCCGAAAAAGAAAGCCGCTGCTAAAAAAGCGACACCAAAGAAGAAAGCCGCCGCTAAAAAGGCCGCACCTAAAAAGAAGGCCGCTTCACGCCGCAAATCTTAA
- a CDS encoding serine hydrolase domain-containing protein, translated as MKRSSLLLLWLCLATLASAQNLSAKLDTVLNYYARKGQFNGSALVAYKGTVVLTKGYGFRDSAKLVKNDENSIFQLGSITKQFTSTIILRLQEEKKLNVNERLSKYFPSYPKGDSITIAQLMSHTSGIFNYTNDRVFMQSQIEKHFSRDSMLALFQHKPLEFSPGSKYQYSNSNYMLLGYIIEDVTKMPYYQAARRYLFTPLKMTHTGFDFTRLKSREKATGYFTLARRAPIVDSSISYAAGAAYSTTGDLYKWHQGMSANRIISAASATQAYMPVLNNYGFGWVIDSVAGKRKIGHGGGIHGFNTTISRIPEDEACIILLSNVSNSLLNTITDGLWKTIYLDAPPPADNPSVKVDLALLEQYKGNYTAENGFSVMFSVQNGELHAVPRGQNEKVMAADGKDSFYDAEEQHIKIKFNRDDKDQVNSFTLTQSGRQMIFKKD; from the coding sequence ATGAAGCGATCATCGCTGCTGTTGTTATGGCTATGCCTGGCAACGCTTGCCTCTGCGCAAAACCTGTCTGCCAAACTAGACACGGTACTGAATTACTATGCCCGTAAAGGACAGTTTAACGGATCGGCCCTCGTCGCCTACAAGGGTACCGTCGTCCTTACCAAAGGCTACGGCTTCCGCGATTCAGCGAAGCTGGTCAAGAATGACGAGAACAGTATTTTCCAGCTTGGCTCTATCACAAAACAATTCACGTCTACCATCATTCTCAGACTGCAAGAGGAGAAAAAGCTGAACGTAAACGAACGGCTCAGTAAGTACTTCCCCTCCTATCCAAAGGGCGACAGCATCACCATTGCGCAACTCATGTCGCATACTTCGGGCATTTTCAATTACACGAACGATCGGGTTTTCATGCAAAGCCAGATCGAAAAACACTTCAGCCGCGACAGCATGCTGGCATTGTTTCAGCACAAACCGTTAGAATTTTCGCCGGGCAGTAAGTACCAGTATTCGAACTCGAATTATATGTTGTTAGGCTATATTATCGAGGATGTGACGAAGATGCCTTACTACCAGGCCGCCCGTCGCTACCTGTTCACACCACTAAAAATGACGCATACAGGCTTCGACTTCACCAGGCTTAAATCGCGGGAAAAAGCAACCGGCTACTTTACCCTGGCGAGGCGCGCACCGATCGTGGATTCAAGCATCAGTTACGCCGCGGGTGCCGCCTATTCCACCACCGGCGACTTATACAAATGGCACCAGGGGATGTCGGCCAACCGCATCATCAGCGCCGCTTCAGCTACGCAGGCTTACATGCCGGTGTTAAACAATTACGGCTTCGGCTGGGTCATCGACTCGGTGGCAGGAAAACGTAAGATCGGCCATGGCGGAGGCATCCACGGGTTCAACACGACGATCAGTCGTATACCGGAAGATGAGGCCTGTATTATACTGTTATCGAACGTATCTAACAGTCTATTAAATACGATCACGGATGGTTTATGGAAAACGATTTACCTGGATGCACCGCCGCCGGCAGACAATCCATCTGTAAAAGTCGACCTGGCGCTGCTGGAGCAATACAAGGGTAATTATACCGCCGAAAATGGTTTTAGTGTGATGTTCAGCGTGCAAAATGGCGAGCTGCATGCCGTGCCACGCGGTCAGAATGAAAAAGTGATGGCTGCCGACGGAAAAGATAGTTTTTATGACGCCGAAGAGCAGCACATCAAAATAAAATTTAACCGCGACGATAAAGACCAGGTGAACAGTTTTACACTCACCCAAAGCGGCCGGCAGATGATTTTCAAGAAAGACTAA